The following proteins are encoded in a genomic region of Pseudorca crassidens isolate mPseCra1 chromosome 5, mPseCra1.hap1, whole genome shotgun sequence:
- the DIPK2A gene encoding divergent protein kinase domain 2A isoform X2, which translates to MVAVNYVGEELWSYFNAPWEKRVDLAWQLMEIAEQLTNNDFEFALYLLDVSFDNFAVGPRDGKVIIVDAENVLVADKRLIRQNKPENWDVWYESKFDDCDKEACLSFSKEILCARATVDHNYYAVCQNLLSRHATWRGTSGGLLHDPPSEIAKDGRLEALLDECANPKKRYGRFQAAKELREYLAQLSNNVR; encoded by the exons ATGGTGGCTGTAAATTATGTTGGAGAAGAACTGTGGAGTTACTTTAATGCACCATGGGAGAAACGAGTTGACCTCGCTTGGCAATTAATGGAAATAGCAGAGCAGCTGACAAACAATGACTTTGAATTTGCACTCTACCTCCTGGACGTCAGCTTTGACAATTTTGCAGTTGGTCCTAGAGATGGGAAGGTGATCATTGTGGATGCTGAAAATGTTTTGGTTGCTGACAAAAGGTTAATTAGACAAA ATAAACCTGAAAATTGGGATGTATGGTATGAAAGCAAATTTGATGACTGTGATAAGGAAGCTTGCTtatcattttcaaaagaaattcttTGTGCTCGTGCCACTGTGGACCACAATTATTATGCTGTTTGTCAGAACCTCTTATCTAGACATGCCACCTGGCGTGGCACCTCTGGAGGACTGCTTCATGATCCACCAAGTGAAATTGCCAAAGATGGCCGACTAGAGGCCTTGCTGGATGAGTGCGCCAACCCAAAGAAGCGCTATGGCAGATTCCAGGCTGCAAAAGAACTGCGTGAATATCTGGCACAATTAAGTAACAATGTGAGGTAG